In Centroberyx gerrardi isolate f3 chromosome 20, fCenGer3.hap1.cur.20231027, whole genome shotgun sequence, a genomic segment contains:
- the LOC139915514 gene encoding poly [ADP-ribose] polymerase tankyrase-2-like gives MEPDSVFLLWVFTLCASHGILSDPSVQRENTSPAVWRSAETHKAAQPPTERSPLLAEVPSAEPRALGSRSARMASVAAGFWASSGCCSHSRLSGAGGAKPGGVGGAKPGGAGGRSPPATSSGRRCSGVSGLGGGAVSPGPVAAGGTEPAGGRGPGGAEAHRELFEVCRNGDLERVRKLVTVENVNSRDTAGRKSTPLHFAAVSFLTGEYRKDELLESARSGNEEKLMALLTPLNVNCHASDGRKSTPLHLAAGYNRVKTVQLLLQHGADVHAKDKGDLVPLHNACSYGHYEVTELLVKHGACVNAMDLWQFTPLHEAASKNRVEVCSLLLSYGADPTFLNCHNKSSIDLAPTTQLRERLAYEFRGHALLQAAREADVARVKKHLTLETITFKHPHTHETALHCASTSPYPKRKQVCELLLRKGANVNEKTKDLLTPLHLASEKSHNDVIEVLVKHEAKVNAVDSLGQTALHRAARCGHLQTCRLLLSSGCDPLLMSLQGLSPSQLGNESVQEILQGVLIGNSDIVRQLLEASKTGDLETVKKLCTVQNVNCRDVEGRQSTPLHFAAGYNRLSVVQFLLQHGADVHAKDKGGLVPLHNACSYGHYEVAELLVLHGAVVNVADLWKFTPLHEAAAKGKYDICKLLLQHGADPTRKNRDGSAALDLVKDGDTDIQDLLRGDAALLDATKKGCLARVKKLCSPDNVNCRDTQGRHSTPLHLAAGYNNLEVAEYLLQHGAEVNSQDKGGLIPLHNAASYGHVDVAALLIKYDACVNATDKWAFTPLHEAAQKGRTQLCALLLAHGADPALRNQEGQSPLDLVAADDVRALLTAAMPPSALPGCYKPQVISVAAPAPGGPPVAVVPPLLSSSSSSSSSSSSSSSSSSSAFPEMSALLSAAEGSPGAEKKEEGVELSICQFLNNLGLEHLLEIFDREQITLDVLVEMGHRELKEIGINAYGHRHKIIKGVERLISGPQSLNPYLTLNTANSGTILIDLAADDKEFQSVEEEMQSTIREHRDGGHAGGVFSRYNLLKIQKVCNKKLWERYSHRRKEVSEENHNHSNERMLFHGSPFVNAIIHKGFDERHAYIGGMFGAGIYFAENSSKSNQYVYGIGGGTGCPLHKDRSCYVCHRHLLFCRVTLGKSFLQFSAMKMAHSPPGHHSVTGRPSVNGLALAEYVIYRGEQAYPEYLITYQIMKPDTPAEG, from the exons ATGGAACCTGACAGTGTTTTCCTGTTGTG GGTGTTCACACTGTGCGCGAGTCACGGCATCCTCTCAGATCCTTCGGTCCAGAGAGAAAACACCTCTCCGGCTGTGTGGAGATCAGCTGAGACGCACAAAGCTGCGCAACCTCCAACCGAGCGCTCCCCGCTGCTGGCCGAGGTGCCGTCTGCAGAACCCCGCGCCCTGG GCAGCAGGTCGGCCCGCATGGCCTCGGTGGCTGCGGGGTTCTGGGCTTCGTCCGGCTGCTGCTCCCACTCCAGACTGTCCGGAGCCGGCGGGGCGAAGCCGGGCGGAGTCGGCGGGGCGAAGCCGGGCGGAGCCGGAGGCCGCTCGCCGCCCGCCACGTCGTCCGGACGGAGGTGTTCGGGCGTGTCGGGCCTCGGGGGCGGGGCCGTGTCGCCGGGGCCCGTGGCGGCGGGGGGGACGGAGCCCGCCGGCGGGAGGGGGCCGGGGGGGGCGGAGGCCCACAGGGAGCTGTTCGAAGTCTGCCGCAACGGAGACCTGGAGCGAGTCCGGAAACTGGTGACAGTGGAGAACGTGAACAGCCGAGACACGGCCGGCAGAAAGTCCACACCGCTGCACTTCGCTGCTG tgtctttcctcacAGGTGAATACAGGAAAGATGAACTTCTGGAAAGTGCGAG GAGTGGAAACGAGGAGAAGCTGATGGCTCTGCTGACGCCGCTCAACGTCAACTGTCACGCCAGCGACGGGCGAAAG TCGACTCCGTTACACCTGGCTGCGGGCTACAACCGCGTCAAGACTGTGCAGCTGTTACTGCAGCACGGTGCTGACGTACACGCCAAGGACAAGgg tgatcTGGTTCCTCTTCATAACGCCTGTTCATACGGTCACTATGaagtcactgagctgctggTGAAG caTGGAGCCTGTGTTAATGCGATGGACTTGTGGCAGTTCACTCCTCTACATGAGGCCGCTTCCAAGAACCGTGTTGAG GTTTGTTCCCTCCTGCTGAGCTACGGAGCCGATCCCACCTTCCTCAACTGCCACAACAAGAGCTCCATCGACCTGGCTCCCACCACGCAGCTGAGGGAGCGGCTGGCCT ATGAGTTCAGAGGCCACGCCCTGCTGCAGGCGGCCAGGGAGGCCGACGTGGCGCGAGTCAAGAAACACCTGACCCTGGAGACCATCACcttcaaacacccacacacacacgagactGCACTG CACTGTGCGTCCACCTCTCCATACCCGAAGAGGAAACAAGTGTGTGAACTCCTGCTGAGGAAGGGAGCCAACGTCAACGAGAAGACGAAAGA CCTGCTGACCCCCCTCCACCTGGCGTCGGAGAAGTCCCACAACGATGTCATCGAGGTTCTGGTGAAACACGAAGCCAAG GTGAACGCGGTGGACAGCCTGGGCCAGACGGCGCTGCACCGCGCCGCTCGCTGCGGCCACCTGCAGACCTGCCGCCTGCTGCTCAGCTCCGGCTGCGACCCGCTGCTCATGTCGCTGCAGGGACTCTCTCCTTCACAGCTGGGCAACGAGAGCGTGCAGGAGATACTGCAAG GAGTGCTGATTGGGAACTCGGACATCGTCAGGCAGCTGCTGGAAGCTTCCAAAACTGGAGATCTGGAAACCGTCAAG AAGCTGTGTACGGTGCAGAATGTGAACTGCAGGGATGTGGAGGGTCGACAGTCGACGCCGCTGCACTTCGCCGCCGGCTACAACCGTCTGTCCGTCGTCCAGTTCCTCCTGCAGCACGGAGCCGACGTCCACGCCAAGGATAaggg tggtCTGGTTCCCCTCCATAATGCCTGTTCCTATGGTCACTATGAGGTAGCGGAGCTGCTGGTTCTCCACGGTGCCGTGGTCAACGTGGCCGACCTGTGGAAGTTCACACCGCTGCACGAAGCCGCCGCCAAGGGAAAATACGACATCTGTAAACTACTGCTGCAG CACGGCGCCGACCCGACCAGGAAGAACCGGGACGGGAGCGCTGCTCTGGACCTGGTGAAGGACGGAGACACGGACATCCAGGACCTGCTGCGGGGCGACGCCGCGCTGCTGGACGCCACCAAGAAGGGCTGCCTGGCCCGCGTCAAGAAGCTCTGCAGCCCCGACAACGTCAACTGCAGAGACACCCAGGGGAGACACTCCACACCGCTACACCTGgccg cgggcTATAACAACCTGGAGGTGGCGGAGTATCTGCTGCAGCACGGAGCGGAGGTCAACTCACAGGACAAAGGAGGGCTGATTCCTCTGCACAACGCCGCCTCCTATGGG CATGTGGACGTGGCGGCCCTGCTCATCAAGTACGACGCCTGCGTCAACGCCACCGACAAGTGGGCGTTCACTCCGCTGCATGAGGCCGCGCAGAAGGGCCGAACGCAGCTCTGCGCCCTGCTATTGGCTCACGGCGCTGACCCCGCCCTCCGCAACCAGGAAGGACAGTCGCCACTGGACCTGGTCGCG gCTGATGATGTCAGAGCGTTGTTAACAGCAGCCATGCCTCCCTCGGCTCTGCCTGGTTGTTATAAGCCTCAGGTCATCAGTGTGGCGGCTCCGGCGCCCGGCGGCCCTCCGGTCGCCGTggtgccccccctcctctcctcctcttcctcctcctcctcttcttcttcttcttcctcctcctcctccagctctg CGTTCCCTGAGATGTCGGCTCTGCTGTCGGCGGCCGAGGGCTCGCCGGGCGctgagaagaaggaggaag GGGTGGAGCTCAGTATCTGTCAGTTCCTCAATAACCTGGGACTGGAACATCTGCTGGAGATCTTCGACAGAGAGCAG atcaCCCTGGACGTGCTGGTGGAGATGGGGCACAGGGAGCTGAAGGAGATCGGCATCAACGCCTACGGACACAGACACAAGATCATCAAAGGAGTCGAGAGGCTCATCAGCGGGCCGCAga gtctgAACCCCTACCTGACGCTGAACACAGCCAACAGTGGGACCATCCTGATCGACCTGGCAGCCGACGACAAGGAGTTCCagtctgtggaggaggag ATGCAGAGTACGATCAGAGAGCACAGAGACGGCGGCCATGCTGGAGGAGTCTTCAGCAGATACAACCTGctcaag ATCCAGAAGGTTTGCAACAAGAAGCTGTGGGAGAGATACAGCCACCGCAGGAAGGAAGTGTCCGAGGAAAACCACAACCACTCCAACGAACGCATGCTCTTCCACG GCTCTCCGTTCGTCAACGCCATCATCCACAAAGGCTTCGACGAGCGCCACGCCTACATCGGCGGGATGTTCGGCGCCGGGATCTACTTCGCCGAGAACTCGTCCAAGAGCAACCAGTACGTCTACGGCATCGGAGGAGGAACCGGCTGCCCGCTGCACAAAGACCGGTCCTGCTACGTCTGCCACAG GCACCTGTTGTTCTGCAGGGTGACTCTGGGTAAATCCTTCCTGCAGTTCAGTGCGATGAAGATGGCTCACTCCCCCCCGGGTCACCACTCTGTCACGGGACGGCCCAGCGTCAACGGCCTGGCGCTGGCCGAGTACGTCATCTACCGAGGAGAGCAG GCGTATCCCGAGTATCTGATCACCTACCAGATCATGAAGCCTGACACGCCTGCagagggatga